Proteins encoded in a region of the Pseudothermotoga elfii DSM 9442 = NBRC 107921 genome:
- a CDS encoding RuBisCO large subunit C-terminal-like domain-containing protein codes for MIEYETRYHFSQERFRVKYQIFEESKRAKEIAEAICVEQTIEFPIELTGNSIRENVVGKIEEIQNNHNSTVVTISYPVETVGNEPAQFFNVIMGNCSLFPNLKIIGLQLSPSIENIFPGPRYGISGLRKLLSIYNRPLLATAIKPMGLSTDQLAQMAYNLALGGIDIIKDDHGLADQPFSKFKDRVLKVTEAIHKANRETGFHTIYAPNITSNEQTMLKQAEFVKEAGSGALLVSPALSGFSSFITLRENTDLPILSHPAFLGGYLSIMDFDVLFGTIQRMIGADVVIFPNYGGRFTFSKEDCRKINHGLKKPFGSFKEIFPSPAGGMNIDSCGDIVSFYNKDVVLLIGGALHKAGADLTENVKAFKAQVEKIHVR; via the coding sequence GTGATTGAATATGAAACCAGATACCATTTCAGTCAGGAGAGATTCAGGGTAAAATATCAGATATTTGAAGAAAGTAAAAGAGCCAAGGAAATTGCCGAAGCAATCTGTGTTGAACAGACTATCGAATTTCCAATAGAACTTACAGGAAATTCAATTAGAGAAAATGTTGTTGGAAAAATTGAAGAGATTCAAAACAATCACAATTCCACTGTTGTTACAATAAGTTACCCTGTCGAGACTGTTGGAAATGAACCAGCACAATTTTTCAACGTTATCATGGGAAACTGCAGCCTGTTTCCAAATTTGAAGATAATCGGCCTTCAACTTTCCCCTTCTATAGAAAATATCTTTCCCGGTCCGCGCTATGGCATTTCAGGATTGAGAAAATTGCTTTCTATATACAACAGGCCACTTCTTGCAACAGCCATCAAGCCAATGGGTCTCTCAACAGATCAGCTTGCCCAGATGGCTTACAATTTAGCACTTGGTGGTATAGACATTATAAAAGACGATCACGGACTTGCTGATCAACCATTCTCAAAATTCAAAGATCGTGTTTTAAAAGTAACAGAAGCAATTCACAAAGCAAATCGCGAAACTGGATTTCACACAATCTACGCTCCAAACATAACATCTAATGAGCAAACTATGTTGAAACAAGCAGAATTTGTCAAAGAAGCTGGAAGTGGTGCACTGCTTGTATCACCGGCTCTCAGTGGATTCAGCAGTTTCATAACTTTGAGGGAAAACACCGATCTTCCTATTTTGAGCCACCCGGCCTTTCTTGGCGGATATCTTTCTATTATGGATTTTGACGTTTTGTTTGGAACAATACAGCGTATGATAGGCGCCGATGTAGTAATATTTCCAAATTACGGTGGTCGTTTTACTTTTTCAAAAGAAGATTGTCGCAAAATAAATCATGGACTCAAAAAACCTTTCGGATCATTCAAAGAAATCTTTCCATCTCCGGCAGGAGGTATGAATATAGATTCTTGTGGTGATATAGTGTCATTTTATAACAAAGATGTGGTACTTTTAATAGGAGGGGCGCTCCACAAAGCAGGTGCAGATTTAACAGAAAATGTAAAAGCATTTAAAGCGCAGGTTGAAAAAATCCATGTTCGATGA
- a CDS encoding sugar-binding transcriptional regulator — translation MLGFQSNEDLMTIIAWMYYVDGHTQQEIAEELGITRTKVSRLLSVAKNQGIVQVRINRSLPEYYILEKELKKLFGLKIAVVAPEDRNLLGQFGAEFLLKFIADHKPSRIGLGWSTTVSSMAPHLSQKIIQIHHKCSVHDLTGSFIGQRNPYSISWILAEAISAQYIPLAVPVLVENPSIKEEPSVKKALMEASEVDIAFVGMGCMGQESTLLKTKLVSKETMEQLEKLSCVGEVLMRFFDENGKPVQTSLDDRIVSIDWNAIQKIPVFVVMAAGKEKVLPLKAALKGGWISGLITDISTARNLVENK, via the coding sequence ATGCTGGGTTTTCAAAGCAACGAAGATCTGATGACTATAATTGCCTGGATGTACTATGTGGATGGACACACTCAGCAAGAAATAGCCGAAGAACTTGGTATAACAAGGACAAAAGTCAGCAGATTGTTGTCTGTTGCAAAAAATCAAGGGATAGTACAGGTTAGAATTAATCGATCATTACCAGAATACTATATTCTGGAAAAAGAGCTGAAAAAACTTTTTGGATTAAAAATAGCAGTTGTTGCTCCTGAAGACAGAAATCTACTTGGACAATTTGGTGCTGAATTTTTGCTGAAGTTCATAGCTGACCATAAGCCATCGAGAATAGGGCTTGGATGGAGCACAACTGTCAGCTCAATGGCTCCACATCTTTCCCAGAAGATTATCCAAATACACCACAAGTGTTCTGTTCATGATTTAACAGGCAGTTTTATTGGCCAGAGAAACCCTTACAGTATAAGCTGGATTCTGGCTGAAGCTATTTCAGCTCAGTATATACCTTTAGCTGTACCGGTTCTTGTAGAAAATCCTTCAATAAAAGAAGAACCTTCAGTAAAAAAAGCACTTATGGAGGCATCTGAGGTCGATATAGCTTTTGTTGGAATGGGATGTATGGGTCAGGAAAGTACACTGTTAAAGACCAAGTTAGTTTCAAAAGAAACAATGGAACAGCTTGAAAAGTTGAGCTGTGTTGGAGAGGTTCTTATGCGATTTTTTGACGAAAATGGGAAGCCAGTGCAAACTTCTCTTGATGATAGAATAGTATCCATTGACTGGAATGCCATTCAAAAAATACCAGTATTTGTAGTTATGGCTGCGGGCAAAGAAAAAGTTTTACCTCTTAAAGCCGCATTAAAAGGTGGGTGGATTTCAGGACTTATAACAGATATCTCTACTGCAAGAAATCTTGTAGAAAACAAATAA